One genomic segment of Mus pahari chromosome 4, PAHARI_EIJ_v1.1, whole genome shotgun sequence includes these proteins:
- the S100a14 gene encoding protein S100-A14 isoform X2, whose translation MGQCRSANAESNCGLEEKIANLGNCNDSKLEFGSFWELIGEAAKSVKMERPVTRS comes from the exons ATGGGGCAGTGTCGGTCAGCCAATGCTGAG AGCAATTGTGGGCTAGAAGAGAAAATTGCCAACCTGGGCAACTGTAATGACTCGAAGCTGGAGTTTGGAAGCTTCTGGGAGTTGATTGGAGAAGCAGCCAAGAGTGTGAAGATGGAGAGGCCTGTTACTCGGAGCTGA
- the S100a14 gene encoding protein S100-A14 isoform X1: MGQCRSANAEDAQEFSDVERAIETLIKNFHNYSVAGKKETLTPAELRDLVTQQLPHLMPSNCGLEEKIANLGNCNDSKLEFGSFWELIGEAAKSVKMERPVTRS; this comes from the exons ATGGGGCAGTGTCGGTCAGCCAATGCTGAG GATGCCCAAGAATTCAGTGATGTAGAGAGGGCCATTGAGACCCTCATCAAGAACTTCCATAACTACTCTGTGGCGGGCAAAAAGGAGACACTGACCCCAGCTGAACTTCGAGACCTGGTTACCCAGCAGCTGCCACACCTCATGCCG AGCAATTGTGGGCTAGAAGAGAAAATTGCCAACCTGGGCAACTGTAATGACTCGAAGCTGGAGTTTGGAAGCTTCTGGGAGTTGATTGGAGAAGCAGCCAAGAGTGTGAAGATGGAGAGGCCTGTTACTCGGAGCTGA
- the S100a13 gene encoding protein S100-A13 translates to MVPPDQAVSQSRGAVGWLLTVGAAVGMVIDSRGGCVGMVIDSRGGPLSGISGGGNLTLRTWEWLSPCLVLKNFSRRAPDLLAASHLLSRSICVDISSFFGILMAAEHLSKLEVAIDTVINTFFNFANGKGRKDSLTINEFKELATQQLPHLLKNMGSLDEKMKTLVVNQDSELQFNAYWKLIGELAQEISKEKALKK, encoded by the exons ATGGTGCCTCCCGACCAGGCTGTGTCCCAGTCGCGTGGCGCTGTGGGATGGTTATTGACAGTAGGGGCGGCTGTTGGGATGGTTATTGACAGTAGGGGCGGCTGTGTTGGGATGGTTATTGACAGTAGGGGCGGTCCCCTCTCCGGAATCAGCGGAGGCGGAAACTTGACTCTTCGGACTTGGGAGTGGCTCTCTCCTTGCCTGGTGCTTAAAAACTTCAGCCGCAGGGCTCCAGATCTGTTAGCTGCATCCCACCTTCTTTCCCG GTCAATCTGTGTGGACATCAGCTCCTTCTTTGGCATACTGATGGCAGCAGAGCACCTGAGTAAACTGGAGGTGGCCATTGATACTGTGATCAATACGTTCTTCAACTTTGCAAATGGGAAAGGACGCAAAGACAGCCTGACCATCAATGAATTTAAGGAACTGGCCACTCAGCAATTGCCTCATTTGCTCAAG AACATGGGCTCTCTGGATGAAAAGATGAAGACCTTGGTTGTGAATCAGGACTCAGAGCTGCAGTTCAATGCGTACTGGAAACTGATTGGGGAGCTGGCACAGGAGATCAGCAAGGAGAAGGCCCTGAAGAAGTAA
- the S100a1 gene encoding protein S100-A1: MGSELESAMETLINVFHAHSGKEGDKYKLSKKELKDLLQTELSGFLDVQKDADAVDKVMKELDENGDGEVDFQEYVVLVAALTVACNNFFWETS; the protein is encoded by the exons ATGGGCTCTGAGCTGGAGAGTGCCATGGAGACCCTCATCAATGTGTTCCATGCCCATTCGGGCAAAGAAGGGGACAAATATAAGCTGAGCAAGAAGGAGCTGAAAGACCTGCTACAAACTGaactctctggcttcctggat GTCCAGAAGGATGCAGATGCTGTGGACAAGGTAATGAAGGAACTGGATGAAAACGGAGATGGGGAAGTGGACTTCCAGGAGTATGTTGTGCTGGTGGCCGCTCTCACAGTGGCTTGTAACAACTTCTTCTGGGAGACCAGTTGA